A genomic region of Halobacteriovorax sp. DA5 contains the following coding sequences:
- a CDS encoding methyl-accepting chemotaxis protein — translation MGILKFKTYFKKEELETQPTQEYIELTNKLASTQGKVQELVSQNDFLLQKIALLETENYKLKDGLSQIQKNLADSVGNSTQALDKLTEVDASFDSIRTDSKEILEDVSSLKNNMEYTSKSSLNIEEGVKDILEAIEGISTIAFQSKLLSFNASVEAARAGEVGKGFTVVAEEVQKLATSTTDLLENIRSKTDSFISISKQLQSSANESLNKTNHINDKINQFDESISQTTVKNKDALSDISATNDEVFMSLAKLDHVIWKINTYISVIEERPAFNFVDHHNCRLGKWYYEGDGKASFSRLSSFPCIEGDHAAVHSGTKVIFNYLDDVKNNIDVITDGFQQMEDASEEVFRGLDRILAEKKER, via the coding sequence ATGGGTATTCTAAAATTTAAGACATATTTCAAAAAAGAAGAACTAGAAACACAACCGACTCAAGAGTATATTGAGCTTACGAATAAGTTAGCAAGTACCCAAGGGAAAGTTCAAGAGCTTGTAAGTCAGAATGACTTTCTTTTGCAAAAGATTGCACTGTTAGAAACAGAAAATTACAAACTGAAAGACGGGCTTTCGCAAATTCAAAAGAATTTAGCAGACTCAGTTGGAAATAGCACCCAAGCACTAGATAAGTTGACTGAAGTAGATGCTTCATTTGACAGTATTAGAACAGACTCGAAAGAAATTCTTGAAGACGTCTCGAGCCTTAAGAATAATATGGAATACACTTCAAAATCTTCACTTAATATTGAAGAAGGAGTGAAAGATATCCTTGAAGCAATTGAAGGAATTTCAACAATTGCCTTCCAATCAAAACTACTCTCTTTTAATGCTTCTGTTGAAGCTGCTCGTGCAGGAGAAGTTGGAAAAGGCTTTACTGTTGTTGCAGAAGAAGTTCAAAAGCTTGCAACATCAACAACTGACCTCCTTGAAAATATTAGAAGTAAAACGGATTCTTTTATCTCGATCTCAAAGCAGCTGCAAAGTTCAGCAAATGAGTCTCTTAATAAAACAAATCACATCAACGATAAAATTAATCAATTTGATGAAAGTATTTCTCAAACAACTGTTAAGAATAAAGATGCCCTCTCAGATATTTCAGCAACTAATGATGAAGTATTCATGAGCTTAGCAAAGCTTGACCACGTTATTTGGAAAATAAACACTTATATTTCAGTCATCGAAGAAAGGCCTGCCTTTAACTTTGTTGATCATCATAACTGTCGTCTTGGAAAGTGGTATTACGAAGGAGATGGTAAGGCCAGCTTCTCTCGCCTATCAAGCTTTCCTTGCATTGAAGGCGATCATGCGGCCGTTCACTCAGGAACCAAGGTCATTTTTAACTATCTAGACGATGTTAAGAATAATATCGATGTTATTACTGACGGCTTTCAACAAATGGAAGATGCCAGTGAAGAAGTTTTTAGAGGACTTGATCGAATCCTGGCCGAGAAGAAAGAAAGATAA
- a CDS encoding beta-lactamase hydrolase domain-containing protein, which produces MKSITSLLAIIITAIFLTACSTSNNSTSEPLVMNYEEAKVVGNLAIAPQPTKMTLSKIKKDGYEMVINLRGEDEFKGYNEEATAKMLNLQYHRIPFFNKKSEIDANSLYQISKLIDANKDKKIYIHCSSGNRAAAWYLTHLYQYEGMTKQEATELARRTGLTKAPLENKVLKYLNEK; this is translated from the coding sequence ATGAAATCAATCACATCACTTCTTGCAATAATCATTACGGCAATTTTCTTAACAGCTTGCTCAACTTCTAATAATTCGACAAGCGAGCCACTTGTAATGAATTATGAAGAGGCCAAGGTTGTTGGAAATCTAGCAATTGCTCCGCAACCGACGAAAATGACTCTTAGTAAAATCAAAAAAGATGGTTATGAAATGGTAATAAACCTAAGAGGAGAAGATGAATTTAAAGGATATAACGAAGAGGCAACGGCAAAAATGCTAAATCTTCAATACCATCGAATCCCATTCTTTAATAAGAAGAGCGAAATTGATGCTAACTCACTTTATCAAATATCAAAACTTATCGATGCTAATAAAGACAAAAAGATCTATATTCACTGCTCAAGCGGAAATCGTGCAGCAGCTTGGTATCTAACTCACCTCTACCAGTATGAAGGAATGACTAAACAAGAAGCAACAGAACTTGCTCGCAGAACAGGACTAACAAAAGCACCTCTTGAAAACAAGGTTCTTAAATATCTAAATGAGAAATAA
- a CDS encoding DMT family transporter, whose product MTNLALVLLSILSGCLILLQSSLNGQLSKYTHNPFFSSFVLYFFSAVFMMFIFLSTRLKIPSLEVIKEVPLYLWGAGSILSIVGLTLVYWLMPILGVSKVLSGIITGQIIAGMIVSHFGFFDLPVIEINRYKILGVAFLFIGVYFINWSAINETVK is encoded by the coding sequence ATGACAAATTTAGCTTTAGTATTATTATCAATTCTTTCGGGATGTCTTATCCTTTTACAAAGTAGTCTTAATGGGCAACTTTCTAAGTATACGCATAATCCCTTCTTTTCATCGTTTGTGCTTTACTTCTTTAGTGCTGTTTTTATGATGTTCATATTTCTAAGTACACGTCTAAAAATACCTAGCCTAGAAGTTATAAAAGAGGTTCCTCTCTACCTTTGGGGAGCTGGAAGTATTCTGAGTATTGTGGGTCTAACTCTCGTTTATTGGTTAATGCCAATTTTAGGGGTTTCAAAAGTATTAAGTGGTATAATTACAGGACAAATTATTGCTGGAATGATTGTTTCTCATTTCGGTTTTTTTGACTTACCTGTAATTGAAATAAATCGTTACAAAATTCTTGGCGTAGCCTTCTTATTTATAGGTGTATATTTTATCAATTGGAGTGCAATTAATGAAACAGTTAAATAA
- a CDS encoding Crp/Fnr family transcriptional regulator, which translates to MEALSYLKSVMDSYHELSNDCWGELQQALRIKSFKKGTVLVNFGDIPTKFYFVYKGLVRAYSMGQDEAAKEVNKNFFDEGRFPSAVVATLDRTPSEICIETLEDSTLVEIDHTKYRELLEKYEDLKWYHIKYLEKHWVKEKEPVEISLLDGEAKERYLSFIAENPLLAKRVPLYHLASKLGITPTQLSRIRKTIN; encoded by the coding sequence ATGGAAGCTTTAAGTTATTTGAAGAGTGTGATGGATTCGTATCATGAGTTATCGAACGATTGTTGGGGAGAGCTTCAACAAGCATTGCGAATCAAGTCTTTTAAAAAGGGGACTGTTTTAGTCAACTTTGGCGATATTCCAACAAAGTTTTATTTTGTCTACAAGGGACTTGTAAGGGCCTATTCTATGGGACAAGATGAGGCGGCCAAGGAAGTTAATAAGAACTTCTTTGATGAAGGCAGGTTCCCATCTGCAGTCGTTGCTACACTTGATCGTACTCCTTCTGAGATTTGCATTGAAACACTTGAGGATTCTACTTTAGTTGAAATAGATCATACTAAGTACCGTGAACTACTTGAGAAGTATGAAGACCTAAAGTGGTATCACATAAAATATTTAGAAAAACACTGGGTAAAGGAAAAAGAGCCCGTTGAGATATCTTTATTGGATGGGGAAGCAAAGGAGCGCTATCTTTCCTTTATCGCAGAAAATCCTCTATTGGCGAAACGAGTCCCTCTCTATCATTTGGCTTCCAAGCTAGGCATTACACCAACCCAGTTGAGTCGAATCAGAAAAACAATTAATTGA
- a CDS encoding rhodanese-like domain-containing protein, with product MVFIIISAFVLWRVYRFFKSKKEVEKILNSNDYQLVDVRSEGEFLSFSIPNSVNIPIDRLASDYEKLDKNKSVIVYCASGGRSAMAKLHLQRLGFKNVVNAGGVHALSRILQRR from the coding sequence ATGGTTTTTATTATTATCTCTGCTTTTGTCTTGTGGCGAGTATATCGCTTTTTCAAGTCCAAAAAGGAGGTCGAAAAAATATTGAATTCTAATGATTATCAACTAGTCGATGTTCGTAGTGAAGGTGAGTTTCTCTCATTTTCAATTCCTAACTCAGTAAATATTCCAATTGATCGACTAGCCTCTGACTATGAAAAGCTTGATAAGAACAAGTCTGTCATTGTTTACTGCGCTTCAGGTGGAAGAAGTGCAATGGCCAAATTACACCTTCAAAGACTCGGCTTTAAGAATGTAGTCAATGCTGGTGGTGTACATGCATTATCCCGCATTCTACAGCGAAGATAA
- a CDS encoding methyl-accepting chemotaxis protein — protein MSISKFSLNKKLVLGFLLAGLIPSLTITFVVLSNVDKTLHENAENMLVSIREGRSFQLEELYKTMAGQASALAQNISTIDAARKFKSSFQSFEIETRTDFNAAKSSLTSFYANEFGQQYNKTNIGKEFDKTSEIIRELSKNELLLQNAFISSNNNPLGSKDALISLNDGTSYSKTHERYHQAFRTYLNKFGYYDIFLIDAGKGEVVYSVYKEADFATNLKVGPYSDSGLAEAYNLAMNATSKDEVFFTDIKKYYPSYESPAQFISAPIFENNKLSAVLVFQVPVAKINQILTSGEKWKEQGQGDTGETYIIGKDKIMRSISRTIVEDEASFFKTMHEVGLSKEAIDYMKSKKTSALATKIDTLGADHAIAGKSGAEIFKDYRDVNVISAYKPLNINGLNWYILSEMDEDEALSSLYTVRKVIMTLITISGIAILLLALTFAKTISNSLVKLAEGLKIGAHNVLNSANALAQSSSDLSSATEQQAASLQETSASITEISAMVDRNSENANTTSDLSEKSQEKAQEGKRYVSSVKHKIEDIHKNNEVLIKSVEENNVEIQNITKVIDEISEKTKVINDIVFQTKLLSFNASVEAARAGEHGKGFAVVAEEVGALAAMSGTAAQEITELLDRSIGQVHRTVESSKSKMSGIIEHGKKSVDESLVEIKTCDSVLSEILESFNEVNSSVRQIAASSTEQSAGVNEITTAVQQLDAVTQQNTSVAHTSSSKAAELKEQSNDLSRIVQDIQMIVFGENETGASTMTASKVTPSVIKMPFPKKKNLELIDSDSISSDDSRFKDAI, from the coding sequence ATGAGTATAAGTAAATTTTCCCTTAATAAAAAACTAGTTCTCGGTTTCTTATTGGCCGGGCTCATCCCTTCATTAACAATTACTTTTGTTGTCTTAAGTAATGTCGACAAGACACTACATGAAAATGCAGAAAATATGTTAGTTTCGATCCGCGAGGGAAGAAGTTTTCAGCTAGAAGAGCTTTACAAAACAATGGCCGGACAGGCATCTGCATTGGCACAAAATATTTCAACGATTGATGCTGCTAGGAAGTTCAAAAGTTCATTTCAATCATTTGAAATAGAGACGAGAACAGACTTTAATGCTGCAAAATCCTCATTAACATCTTTTTATGCAAATGAGTTTGGGCAACAATACAATAAAACAAATATTGGAAAAGAGTTTGATAAGACTAGTGAAATTATCAGAGAACTGAGCAAGAATGAATTACTTCTTCAAAATGCTTTCATCAGTTCAAATAATAATCCTCTTGGTTCAAAGGATGCACTTATTTCTCTTAATGATGGAACAAGCTATTCAAAAACACACGAAAGATATCACCAGGCATTTCGTACTTACTTAAATAAGTTTGGCTACTACGATATTTTCTTAATTGATGCGGGAAAGGGTGAAGTTGTTTATTCAGTATATAAAGAAGCTGACTTCGCAACAAATCTAAAAGTTGGTCCTTACTCTGACTCAGGATTAGCAGAAGCATACAATTTAGCAATGAATGCGACATCAAAAGATGAAGTATTCTTTACTGATATCAAAAAGTATTACCCAAGTTATGAATCTCCTGCTCAATTTATTTCGGCACCTATTTTTGAAAATAACAAACTTAGCGCAGTACTTGTATTCCAAGTTCCAGTTGCAAAGATTAATCAAATCTTAACAAGCGGTGAAAAGTGGAAAGAGCAAGGACAAGGTGATACTGGAGAAACTTATATAATCGGTAAAGATAAGATTATGAGAAGTATCTCTAGAACAATAGTAGAAGATGAAGCTAGCTTTTTTAAGACAATGCACGAAGTTGGATTAAGTAAAGAAGCTATCGATTATATGAAGTCTAAGAAGACTTCAGCGCTTGCAACTAAGATTGATACACTTGGAGCAGATCATGCAATTGCAGGAAAGTCTGGTGCAGAAATCTTTAAAGACTATAGAGATGTAAATGTAATTAGTGCATATAAACCTTTAAACATAAATGGTCTAAACTGGTATATCTTAAGTGAAATGGATGAAGATGAAGCTTTATCTTCACTCTACACTGTAAGAAAAGTTATCATGACTTTAATTACAATTTCAGGGATTGCAATTCTACTACTTGCCCTGACTTTTGCTAAAACAATTTCTAATAGCCTTGTTAAGCTTGCTGAGGGGTTAAAAATTGGAGCACACAATGTACTTAACTCTGCCAATGCCTTAGCTCAAAGTTCATCTGATCTTTCATCAGCAACAGAGCAACAAGCGGCCAGCTTACAAGAGACTTCGGCTTCAATTACAGAGATCTCTGCAATGGTTGATAGAAACTCAGAGAATGCTAATACAACTTCAGACCTATCAGAAAAAAGTCAGGAAAAGGCTCAAGAAGGTAAAAGATATGTAAGTAGCGTAAAACATAAAATCGAAGATATTCATAAGAATAACGAAGTTCTGATCAAGAGTGTTGAAGAAAACAATGTTGAAATTCAAAATATCACTAAAGTGATTGATGAAATTTCAGAAAAAACAAAAGTTATCAACGATATCGTGTTCCAAACAAAGCTTCTATCTTTCAACGCTTCGGTTGAAGCGGCCAGAGCTGGGGAACATGGAAAAGGTTTTGCTGTCGTAGCCGAAGAAGTTGGTGCTCTTGCAGCAATGAGTGGTACAGCGGCCCAAGAAATTACAGAACTACTAGATAGAAGTATTGGGCAAGTACACCGTACAGTTGAAAGCTCTAAGTCTAAAATGTCTGGCATTATCGAGCATGGTAAGAAGTCAGTAGATGAAAGTTTAGTTGAAATCAAAACTTGTGACTCTGTTCTAAGTGAAATCCTAGAAAGCTTCAATGAAGTAAATAGTTCAGTTAGACAGATTGCAGCTTCTTCAACAGAGCAATCTGCCGGTGTTAACGAAATTACAACTGCTGTTCAACAACTTGATGCGGTTACTCAACAGAATACTTCTGTTGCCCACACATCATCTTCAAAAGCAGCAGAACTGAAAGAACAGTCAAACGATCTTTCAAGAATTGTTCAAGATATTCAAATGATCGTATTTGGTGAAAATGAAACTGGAGCAAGCACTATGACAGCGTCAAAAGTGACTCCATCAGTAATTAAAATGCCATTTCCTAAGAAAAAGAATTTGGAACTGATTGACTCTGACTCAATAAGTTCAGATGATTCAAGATTCAAAGATGCTATATAA
- a CDS encoding cytochrome c peroxidase, whose product MKKCMLLGMFVLAVSCNKQEVKQFDDKGLLTEIDGVLAPLPASLIDTKSNKDLIHLGKTLYFEKKLSINDTISCNSCHKLDQFGVDNLPTSPGHDGTLGGRNSPTVYNAALNFLQFWDGRAKDVEEQALGPILNPVEHGLAQASDAMKKIDTQEYRELFERAFGNKEAFNFNNVGVAIGAFEKTLLTPSRYDEYLNGDHSALSYQEKVGLKKFNEIGCTTCHDGANVGGGMFQKLGLAEEYPTKDEGRFEVTKNEDDKFFFKVPTLRNITKTAPYFHDGSVKTLDEAITIMAKHQLGVEISAEDRESIKAFLGSLEAKALPKL is encoded by the coding sequence ATGAAAAAGTGTATGCTTTTAGGTATGTTCGTACTTGCTGTAAGCTGTAACAAGCAAGAGGTTAAACAATTTGATGATAAAGGATTACTTACTGAAATCGATGGAGTTCTAGCTCCACTACCAGCTTCTCTAATTGATACAAAATCAAATAAGGATCTTATTCATCTAGGTAAGACACTTTACTTTGAAAAGAAGTTATCAATTAATGACACCATCTCTTGTAATTCATGCCACAAGCTAGATCAATTTGGTGTTGATAACCTACCAACATCACCAGGTCACGACGGAACTCTTGGAGGACGTAACTCTCCTACTGTTTATAATGCAGCTTTAAACTTCCTACAGTTTTGGGATGGTAGAGCGAAAGATGTTGAAGAGCAGGCACTTGGCCCTATTTTAAATCCAGTTGAGCATGGTCTTGCACAAGCATCAGATGCGATGAAAAAAATCGATACACAAGAGTACCGCGAGCTTTTTGAAAGAGCATTTGGAAATAAAGAAGCTTTCAACTTTAATAATGTTGGTGTTGCAATTGGTGCTTTTGAAAAAACACTATTAACACCAAGTCGCTATGATGAGTACTTAAATGGAGATCACTCAGCTCTTAGCTACCAAGAAAAAGTTGGTTTAAAAAAGTTTAACGAGATTGGATGTACAACATGTCATGATGGTGCCAACGTTGGTGGTGGAATGTTCCAAAAACTAGGACTTGCTGAAGAGTATCCGACTAAAGATGAAGGTCGTTTTGAAGTAACTAAGAATGAAGATGATAAGTTCTTCTTCAAGGTACCTACTCTAAGAAATATCACAAAGACAGCTCCGTATTTTCACGATGGAAGCGTAAAGACTCTTGATGAGGCCATCACTATTATGGCCAAGCACCAATTAGGTGTAGAGATCTCTGCTGAAGACAGAGAAAGTATCAAGGCCTTCCTTGGTTCTCTTGAAGCTAAAGCTTTACCAAAACTATAA
- a CDS encoding DUF4423 domain-containing protein, whose translation MEETQKIEDPRVSIFDFESYCDFLIKAGMPDGLYSHTANNLKTWANRLGYKSPSSLTMVIKGQRPPSLEMINALCEDLQMNMKEKQYFMLLVQLEKAQKKNKETKEILEKIAAINPKDKATALSLKEFNAISDWYYLAIKQLISMPSFIEEEEWIYLKLRKKVAINQIRYAIETMLETKTIGRNDDGRLIVLKEGLITTNDVPSSAIKRHHYGMINRALEAIQEQPVDERQITSVTMKVKESDVTAAKKYIFDFIKDFNEKFSTNEADNLYQLNTQFFSHTGKVVKH comes from the coding sequence ATGGAAGAAACACAAAAAATTGAAGATCCAAGAGTTTCAATTTTCGACTTTGAAAGTTATTGTGATTTCCTAATCAAGGCTGGGATGCCAGATGGCCTCTATTCTCACACAGCAAATAATCTTAAAACATGGGCAAATCGACTTGGTTATAAATCACCAAGTTCATTAACAATGGTCATTAAGGGACAAAGGCCCCCTAGCCTCGAAATGATCAACGCTCTTTGTGAAGATCTCCAAATGAATATGAAAGAGAAGCAATATTTTATGCTTCTTGTTCAACTAGAAAAAGCTCAAAAGAAAAATAAAGAAACAAAAGAAATTTTAGAAAAAATTGCAGCGATTAATCCAAAAGATAAAGCAACTGCACTTAGTTTAAAAGAGTTCAATGCTATTAGTGATTGGTATTATCTAGCAATCAAACAACTTATTTCGATGCCTTCTTTTATTGAAGAAGAAGAGTGGATCTACCTTAAGCTCAGAAAGAAAGTTGCTATTAATCAAATAAGGTACGCTATTGAGACAATGCTTGAAACAAAAACAATTGGTAGAAACGATGACGGGCGCTTGATTGTTTTAAAGGAAGGTCTTATTACAACCAACGATGTACCCAGCTCAGCAATTAAGCGACATCACTACGGTATGATAAACAGAGCGCTAGAAGCAATACAAGAACAACCTGTTGATGAGCGTCAGATCACTTCGGTAACAATGAAAGTGAAAGAAAGTGATGTTACTGCAGCAAAGAAATATATCTTCGATTTTATAAAAGACTTTAATGAAAAATTTTCAACAAACGAAGCAGATAATCTCTACCAATTAAATACTCAATTTTTTTCCCATACTGGGAAAGTCGTTAAGCACTAG
- a CDS encoding helix-turn-helix transcriptional regulator, giving the protein MRNDVFVALKEVMKVRKVNYKDLAARIDMSESGLKKLMASQDCSISKLDQICDVINIDLGDLFAIAQNSKESTLKINDKQEALFLKKPIIYHFFTELLSVDGDWKKIASKHRLDKNECLSMLRDLDKVNLIELGEKDRVKLLFKWSDINISAKLGALVSFNIDRAFFKYAQDQFQMEQKTSHGSRGSFYLKKESVLDYLKALDDVQSEFAKRSKREELLYGKENLENITFMTYMASDFRAADYVFTK; this is encoded by the coding sequence ATGAGAAATGACGTATTTGTTGCACTAAAAGAAGTAATGAAGGTTCGTAAGGTTAATTATAAGGATCTGGCGGCCCGAATTGATATGTCAGAGTCTGGCCTTAAGAAGCTTATGGCAAGTCAGGATTGTTCTATAAGTAAGTTAGATCAAATTTGTGATGTTATTAATATTGATCTAGGAGATCTCTTTGCCATTGCTCAGAATTCAAAAGAATCAACTTTAAAAATCAATGATAAACAAGAAGCTCTATTTTTAAAGAAACCAATTATCTATCACTTCTTTACTGAGCTGCTTTCTGTCGATGGCGATTGGAAGAAAATAGCTTCAAAACATCGACTCGATAAGAATGAATGTCTTTCAATGCTAAGAGATTTAGATAAGGTTAATCTTATTGAATTAGGAGAAAAGGATCGCGTAAAACTCCTGTTTAAATGGAGTGATATCAATATCTCTGCGAAGTTAGGTGCTCTAGTCAGCTTCAATATTGATCGTGCATTCTTCAAGTATGCTCAAGATCAATTTCAAATGGAACAAAAGACGTCACATGGTTCTAGGGGAAGTTTTTATCTAAAGAAGGAATCAGTATTGGACTATCTTAAGGCCCTGGATGATGTGCAATCGGAATTTGCTAAGAGGTCAAAGAGAGAAGAGCTGCTGTATGGTAAAGAGAATCTTGAAAATATTACTTTCATGACTTATATGGCCTCTGACTTTAGAGCAGCGGATTACGTATTCACTAAGTAA
- a CDS encoding arylamine N-acetyltransferase: MKQLNNEIKEFLLNNTFNNIDILISDREILKLDDESLENKLIVRKRGGYCFENNQYFYTKLKKNGLEVKRVLGRVVYGDTPDDKPRSHQATVITHDGKLYLVDVGFGPYTPGAVIPLTGQEVESFNKRTYRVSKINDVDYQLEIKKEDGFFSLYQFNLANYNDADFKVANYYTNTHDDSKFTTSLILSQQIENGTRFINNLIYSEIYENERKSIDINSAEELYKLISDSFNVNITKEECSYLFDIVSNF, encoded by the coding sequence ATGAAACAGTTAAATAATGAAATTAAAGAGTTTCTTCTAAATAACACATTTAACAACATTGATATTTTAATCAGTGATAGAGAAATTTTAAAACTTGATGATGAGAGTTTAGAAAACAAACTTATTGTGAGAAAGCGTGGAGGTTATTGTTTTGAAAATAATCAATACTTCTACACAAAGTTAAAAAAGAATGGCCTTGAGGTGAAAAGAGTTTTAGGTCGTGTTGTTTACGGTGATACACCTGATGATAAGCCGAGATCTCATCAGGCTACAGTCATAACACATGATGGTAAGTTATACTTAGTGGATGTAGGATTTGGACCATATACACCTGGAGCAGTAATCCCTTTAACTGGTCAGGAAGTCGAGAGCTTCAATAAGCGAACTTATCGAGTTTCTAAAATTAATGATGTTGATTATCAATTAGAAATTAAAAAGGAGGATGGGTTCTTTTCTCTCTATCAATTTAACCTTGCTAATTATAACGATGCTGATTTTAAGGTCGCAAATTACTATACAAATACTCATGATGATTCAAAATTTACGACATCTCTCATCTTGTCTCAACAAATCGAAAATGGAACAAGATTTATCAATAATCTTATCTATTCTGAAATCTATGAAAATGAACGTAAAAGTATTGATATAAACTCAGCAGAGGAGTTATATAAGCTAATTAGTGATTCATTTAACGTTAATATTACAAAAGAAGAATGCTCTTATCTATTCGATATTGTGAGTAATTTTTAA
- the dbpA gene encoding ATP-dependent RNA helicase DbpA: MSNSFTNLKIDSRLKSNLKDLKFENMTPIQEKSLPIILEGKDIIAQAKTGSGKTVAFGLGVLNTIDVKQTRPQCLILCPTRELAEQVAMELRKLARAISNMKVLTITGGRSEYQQEKSLSHGAHIVVGTPGRVLKLLKRKILVLDFVKNYVLDEADRMLDMGFYEDISRISAFVPKQRQTLLFSATFPEDIEDLSKKLQNDAIRLSVDVVHEETNIKEEFIQLGSHKDKMDMLFRVLGKYQSKRFIVFCKTKRITDVVADELYKAGVAVESIHGDLDQNERTAVLTMFSNKSLSGIAATDVAARGIDIKDLDLVVNYDLSNDPEVYVHRIGRTGRAGNEGRAVSFFVEQEIDNLENIKEYQSRDYEIIDPSNFSESTEYNIRPLMATIYIHAGKRDKLRPGDIVGAIVGESGIDSKEIGDISVTKNMSYVAVKAEHIKHVVESLRNGKIKKRKFKLGIL; encoded by the coding sequence ATGAGCAATAGCTTCACTAATTTAAAGATAGATAGCAGATTAAAAAGCAATCTCAAAGATTTAAAGTTTGAGAATATGACACCTATTCAGGAAAAGTCTTTACCAATCATTCTTGAAGGCAAGGATATAATTGCTCAAGCTAAAACAGGTAGCGGGAAAACTGTAGCATTTGGACTTGGTGTCTTAAATACTATTGATGTTAAACAAACAAGACCACAATGTTTAATTTTATGTCCAACAAGAGAATTAGCAGAACAAGTTGCAATGGAGCTAAGGAAACTCGCTCGAGCAATTTCTAACATGAAAGTATTAACAATAACTGGTGGAAGATCAGAGTATCAACAAGAGAAGTCTCTATCTCATGGTGCCCATATTGTGGTAGGAACACCGGGAAGAGTATTGAAGCTTTTAAAAAGAAAAATTCTCGTTCTTGATTTTGTTAAAAATTATGTTCTTGATGAAGCTGACCGTATGCTTGATATGGGCTTTTATGAAGATATCTCGAGAATTTCAGCATTTGTTCCAAAGCAAAGACAGACTTTACTTTTTTCGGCAACATTTCCTGAAGACATCGAAGATTTAAGTAAGAAACTTCAAAACGATGCTATTAGACTTAGTGTTGATGTTGTCCATGAAGAAACAAATATCAAAGAAGAGTTTATTCAACTGGGTTCTCATAAAGATAAAATGGATATGCTTTTTAGAGTTCTTGGAAAGTATCAGTCTAAGCGCTTTATCGTTTTTTGTAAGACAAAGAGAATAACTGATGTTGTTGCTGATGAGCTTTATAAAGCCGGTGTGGCCGTCGAGTCAATTCATGGTGATCTAGACCAAAATGAAAGAACCGCTGTTTTAACGATGTTTTCAAATAAAAGTCTTTCTGGAATTGCTGCAACTGATGTCGCGGCCAGAGGGATTGACATTAAAGATCTTGATCTTGTTGTTAATTATGATCTCTCTAATGATCCTGAGGTCTATGTTCATCGCATAGGACGTACTGGACGAGCTGGAAATGAAGGAAGGGCCGTTAGTTTCTTTGTTGAGCAAGAGATTGATAATTTAGAGAACATAAAAGAGTATCAGTCACGAGATTATGAAATTATTGATCCATCTAATTTTAGTGAAAGCACTGAGTACAATATTAGACCACTTATGGCGACAATCTATATTCATGCAGGGAAAAGAGATAAACTAAGACCTGGTGATATTGTTGGGGCAATCGTCGGTGAGTCTGGAATTGATTCGAAAGAAATTGGTGATATTTCGGTGACTAAGAATATGAGTTATGTTGCTGTAAAAGCTGAGCATATAAAGCATGTCGTTGAAAGTCTTCGAAATGGAAAAATTAAAAAAAGAAAATTTAAGTTAGGAATTCTATGA
- a CDS encoding YaiI/YqxD family protein, with protein MKIWVDADACPKVIKEVLFKTSIRLQIPLVLVANSYMNIPLHELITFIKVDSGADVADMYIADNAKINDLVITADIPLAAEVVKNGTLAINPRGELYDEENVGERLSMRDFMKELRDGGLITGGPDAFSTKDKANFANSLNKILSKKGFK; from the coding sequence ATGAAGATTTGGGTCGATGCTGATGCCTGTCCTAAAGTTATAAAAGAGGTTTTATTCAAAACATCTATTCGTCTACAAATTCCATTAGTTCTTGTCGCAAACTCTTATATGAATATTCCTCTTCATGAACTTATTACTTTTATAAAAGTTGATAGCGGTGCGGATGTTGCTGATATGTATATTGCTGACAACGCTAAAATTAATGATCTCGTTATTACAGCAGATATTCCTTTAGCTGCAGAGGTCGTAAAAAATGGAACTCTTGCTATAAATCCTAGAGGAGAGCTTTATGATGAAGAAAATGTCGGAGAACGTTTGTCTATGCGTGACTTCATGAAAGAGCTTAGAGATGGTGGTCTTATTACAGGGGGACCTGATGCATTTAGTACTAAGGATAAGGCAAATTTCGCGAACTCGTTAAATAAAATCCTTTCTAAGAAGGGGTTTAAGTAA